In Natranaeroarchaeum aerophilus, a single genomic region encodes these proteins:
- a CDS encoding DUF7344 domain-containing protein, giving the protein MTGTRFENGRRVIEKWDDVFSVLDAEPRRRIVISLLDTDGAVSLPESAINPNAPADPEQLRVELHHKHLPMLAEHGFIEWESDPLIAAPGPRFEEVAAVFEALQAQAESIPDSLVVGCQRLEEEQEVA; this is encoded by the coding sequence ATGACTGGGACCCGATTCGAGAACGGACGGCGCGTCATCGAGAAGTGGGACGACGTGTTTTCGGTTCTCGACGCCGAACCACGCCGCCGGATCGTCATCTCGCTGCTCGATACGGACGGAGCCGTGTCCCTCCCGGAAAGTGCGATCAATCCGAATGCACCTGCCGACCCCGAACAGTTACGAGTGGAACTCCACCACAAACACCTCCCGATGCTTGCAGAGCATGGATTCATCGAGTGGGAGAGCGATCCGCTCATCGCAGCGCCTGGGCCACGGTTCGAGGAAGTTGCCGCCGTGTTCGAGGCATTGCAGGCACAGGCAGAGTCGATTCCGGACTCGCTGGTGGTCGGCTGCCAGCGGCTCGAAGAGGAACAGGAAGTGGCGTGA
- a CDS encoding DUF7550 family protein → MTDADEEGELAVDKNPSKTDVPYGEDSEDAAFEEPEPTSDAGSSDEERDTEVAVEERTTAPQSAYSNRQALLGGLITAVGLLVVFGVPLLL, encoded by the coding sequence ATGACTGACGCCGACGAAGAGGGCGAACTCGCAGTCGACAAAAACCCGAGCAAAACAGACGTTCCCTACGGAGAGGATTCCGAGGACGCGGCGTTCGAGGAGCCGGAACCGACATCTGACGCCGGCAGCAGCGACGAAGAACGCGATACGGAGGTCGCGGTGGAGGAGCGAACCACAGCCCCCCAGAGCGCGTACAGTAATCGGCAGGCGTTGCTCGGCGGATTGATCACGGCGGTCGGACTCCTCGTCGTGTTCGGCGTCCCGCTGTTACTCTGA
- a CDS encoding glycoside hydrolase family 13 protein, whose product MTTSSQPGDREWWKEAVVYQIYPQSFNDSDGDGIGDIPGIVEKVDYLDDLGVDVVWLNPVYESPMADNGYDIADYRSIHPEYGTIDDWERLLEELHDRDIRLIMDLVVNHTSDEHEWFQRSRQGDPEYDDYYYWREGDPEEPPNNWESFFGGPAWSWDDEREAWYLHLFDEKQPDLNWRNPDVRDDIFDMMTWWLDKGIDGFRMDVINLISKTEGLPDGETGTPATGTEHFVDGPRLGEYLTEMDERVLSNYDVLTVGEMAGGMTAEDAEPYVGRDGPLSMIIHFEHVHADVGEDGKWDIIDLDLDELRSSLHDWQTAMVEDGWNCLYLDNHDQPRAVSRFGDDGQFREESAKMLATFLFTLQGTPFVFQGQEIGMTNTTFGDPEKIRDVESENFLEAALERGESFEDVRPLLEARSRDNARTPMQWDDSEYAGFTDGEPWIHVNDNYTEINVEAARAEDDSIWHYYHDLIELREERDVFVYGDYELLAPDHDEVYAYRRTLGEEELVVVCNFFDGEPTVEFPVGQGDLLLGNYPDSTDGQDGSLELRPYEARIYER is encoded by the coding sequence ATGACGACATCCAGCCAACCGGGGGACCGCGAGTGGTGGAAGGAGGCGGTCGTCTACCAGATTTACCCGCAGAGCTTCAACGACTCGGACGGCGACGGGATCGGTGATATTCCCGGTATCGTCGAGAAGGTCGACTATCTCGACGACCTTGGAGTCGACGTGGTCTGGTTGAATCCAGTCTACGAGTCGCCGATGGCCGACAACGGCTACGACATCGCGGATTACCGGTCGATCCATCCGGAGTACGGCACGATAGACGACTGGGAGCGCCTGCTGGAGGAACTCCACGACCGGGATATCCGACTCATCATGGACTTGGTGGTGAACCACACCTCCGATGAACACGAGTGGTTCCAGCGGTCCCGTCAGGGCGATCCCGAATACGACGACTACTACTACTGGCGCGAGGGCGACCCCGAGGAACCGCCGAACAACTGGGAGTCCTTCTTTGGCGGGCCGGCCTGGAGCTGGGACGACGAACGCGAGGCATGGTATCTCCATCTATTCGACGAGAAACAGCCCGATCTCAACTGGCGCAACCCGGACGTTCGTGACGACATCTTCGATATGATGACGTGGTGGCTGGACAAGGGGATCGACGGCTTCCGAATGGACGTCATCAACCTCATCTCCAAGACCGAGGGCCTGCCCGACGGCGAGACCGGGACGCCGGCGACCGGCACGGAACACTTCGTCGACGGCCCTCGTCTGGGGGAGTACTTGACCGAGATGGACGAGCGGGTCCTCTCGAACTACGACGTGTTGACCGTCGGCGAGATGGCTGGCGGGATGACCGCGGAAGACGCGGAGCCGTACGTCGGCCGGGACGGTCCGCTCTCGATGATTATCCACTTCGAGCACGTCCACGCCGATGTCGGCGAAGACGGCAAGTGGGACATCATCGATCTCGATCTCGATGAGCTCAGATCGAGCCTGCACGACTGGCAGACCGCCATGGTCGAGGACGGCTGGAACTGTCTCTACCTCGACAACCACGACCAGCCCCGTGCCGTCTCACGCTTTGGCGACGACGGGCAGTTCCGCGAGGAGTCCGCGAAGATGCTCGCTACGTTCCTGTTTACCCTGCAGGGGACGCCCTTCGTCTTTCAGGGCCAGGAGATCGGGATGACCAACACCACCTTCGGGGACCCCGAGAAGATCCGGGACGTGGAATCGGAGAACTTCCTCGAGGCGGCGCTGGAGCGCGGTGAGAGTTTCGAGGACGTTCGTCCCCTGCTCGAAGCCCGCAGCCGGGACAACGCCCGGACGCCGATGCAGTGGGACGACTCCGAGTACGCCGGGTTTACCGACGGTGAGCCCTGGATCCACGTCAACGACAACTACACCGAGATCAACGTGGAAGCTGCTCGCGCCGAGGATGACTCGATCTGGCACTACTACCACGACTTGATCGAACTGCGCGAGGAACGCGACGTCTTCGTCTACGGCGACTACGAGTTGCTCGCGCCCGACCACGACGAGGTGTACGCCTACCGTCGGACGCTCGGCGAGGAGGAACTGGTCGTCGTCTGTAACTTCTTCGACGGTGAGCCAACTGTCGAGTTCCCGGTCGGGCAGGGAGACCTGCTCCTCGGAAACTACCCCGACAGTACGGACGGACAGGACGGTAGCCTGGAGCTTCGACCGTACGAGGCTAGAATCTACGAACGCTGA